One Gloeocapsa sp. DLM2.Bin57 DNA window includes the following coding sequences:
- a CDS encoding four-carbon acid sugar kinase family protein has product MSKPKIIVLDDDPTGSQTVHSCLLLTQWDVDTLRLGLRDSAPLFFILTNTRALPPVEAAQITAEVCDRLKIALAAEGIQDFLIVSRSDSTLRGHYPIETDVIAEKLGDFDAHFLIPAFFEGGRVTRDSIHYLLVDGVETPVHQTEFAQDSVFAYSHSYLPDYVAEKTKGRIPASLVVRFLTADIRQGSLERLLELHNNTCVVVDAENQADLNQFAQDILSAVALGKRFLFRSAASLLTSLAQLEPQPIPPEGMGKYKPTAESGVILVGSHVSKTTQQLERLLQEPDIVPILVDVVKLQQNPESRNDLYTETITKVTEVHQSGKTPVIYTSREEITFTSVTERLAFGVTVSSLLMEIVQTLPTTISFLISKGGITSNDVLSKGLNLKSARLLGQIIPGCSLVRTSSEHPRYRDLPVVLFPGNVGGEEALVTVYHRLKQR; this is encoded by the coding sequence ATGAGTAAACCCAAAATAATTGTACTTGATGACGATCCTACAGGTTCACAAACCGTTCATAGTTGTCTGTTATTAACCCAATGGGATGTAGATACCTTACGTTTAGGGTTAAGAGATTCTGCACCATTATTTTTCATTTTAACCAATACTCGTGCCCTTCCCCCTGTAGAAGCAGCCCAAATCACCGCCGAAGTGTGCGATCGCCTCAAAATTGCTTTAGCAGCAGAAGGAATCCAAGATTTTTTAATAGTAAGTCGTTCCGATTCTACCCTCAGAGGACATTATCCCATAGAAACCGACGTTATCGCCGAGAAATTAGGTGATTTTGACGCTCATTTTTTAATTCCTGCTTTTTTTGAGGGAGGGAGAGTCACTCGTGATAGTATCCACTATCTGTTAGTAGATGGAGTAGAAACCCCTGTACATCAGACAGAATTCGCTCAAGATTCAGTTTTTGCTTATAGTCATAGTTATCTACCAGATTATGTCGCCGAAAAAACTAAAGGAAGAATACCAGCCTCGCTAGTAGTGAGGTTTTTAACCGCAGATATTCGTCAAGGTAGCTTAGAGAGATTGCTGGAGTTACATAATAATACTTGCGTGGTAGTAGATGCCGAAAATCAAGCCGACTTAAACCAATTCGCCCAAGATATACTTAGCGCAGTTGCACTCGGAAAGCGCTTTCTCTTCCGTAGTGCAGCAAGTTTATTAACGTCTTTAGCACAATTAGAACCCCAACCTATACCCCCTGAAGGGATGGGAAAATATAAGCCAACAGCAGAATCAGGAGTAATTCTGGTAGGATCTCACGTTAGCAAAACCACCCAACAACTAGAAAGGTTACTACAAGAACCAGATATTGTACCTATTCTAGTAGATGTAGTTAAGTTACAACAAAATCCCGAATCTCGCAACGATTTATATACAGAAACTATCACCAAAGTAACCGAAGTTCATCAATCAGGCAAAACACCTGTAATTTATACTAGTAGAGAAGAAATAACCTTTACTAGTGTAACAGAACGTCTCGCTTTTGGTGTGACGGTATCCTCTCTACTCATGGAGATTGTACAGACATTACCCACAACTATCAGTTTTTTAATTAGTAAAGGTGGGATTACTTCTAATGACGTCCTCAGTAAAGGCTTAAATCTCAAATCAGCCCGCTTATTAGGTCAAATTATCCCAGGATGTTCTCTGGTGCGTACATCTTCAGAACACCCCCGCTATCGCGATTTACCAGTAGTTTTATTTCCTGGTAATGTAGGAGGCGAAGAAGCACTAGTTACAGTTTACCATCGATTAAAGCAGCGATGA
- a CDS encoding sodium:proton antiporter, which produces MLTSILYILLGGFFAGQIARRLGAPPLIGMIIAGIALGPQLGNLLAVEVLEGADNLRIIAVMIILMKAGLGLDRDKLKQQGSVALRLGVLPASCEAIAVAIISMWIFQLDFPTGLLLGCIIGAESPAVIVPGMLRLKSLGWGVAKGIPDAILIGSALSDVLLLLVFGLLVNFLSQGELDLSSVGLLPLQVILEIGLGLLVGYLAARLTVLILTKQNWTQNSVQDILIGANIALLLVVGEKVLAYSGYLAAMGMGFFLIELDTPLARNLRNGFDSLWIVAEIVLFVLLGASIKLEVLGNIFLPGLLLLSIGLLVGRGLGWYLSTVGSNWNWRERLFLLPANSAKATVQAAIGGIPLARGIEGGEVILAIAVLSILITAPLGAWSTIIFAPKLLTKGEVDPTKVSIINRISYLAVVDTSAFAKEVLKVVGEKARSNNAQVIVLHVINETDTEGVKQLREISKQLLADIRYQFLTKIGTIPEEIIQTAEDYQVTEIIMGKRGYQPWKRVLIGSVSQAVLENSLIPVTIVEYRDVSYGDPRRF; this is translated from the coding sequence ATGTTAACCAGTATCCTATATATACTCTTAGGGGGGTTTTTTGCGGGTCAAATTGCAAGAAGATTAGGCGCACCCCCATTGATTGGTATGATTATAGCAGGAATTGCTTTAGGACCACAACTAGGTAATTTACTAGCAGTCGAAGTCTTAGAAGGTGCGGATAACTTACGCATAATAGCGGTAATGATTATCCTCATGAAAGCGGGATTAGGGTTAGATAGAGACAAACTCAAACAACAAGGAAGTGTAGCGTTACGTTTAGGGGTTCTCCCTGCTAGTTGTGAAGCGATCGCCGTTGCTATAATCAGTATGTGGATTTTCCAGTTAGATTTTCCCACGGGATTACTATTAGGGTGTATCATTGGAGCAGAATCACCCGCGGTAATCGTACCAGGGATGTTGAGACTCAAGAGTTTAGGTTGGGGAGTAGCTAAAGGTATTCCCGACGCTATCTTAATTGGTAGTGCTCTCTCAGATGTGTTATTACTATTGGTATTTGGTTTATTGGTTAACTTTCTCAGTCAAGGAGAATTAGATTTAAGTAGTGTAGGTTTACTACCATTACAAGTAATTTTAGAGATAGGATTAGGGTTATTAGTTGGATATCTAGCAGCGCGTTTAACGGTATTAATACTAACTAAACAAAACTGGACACAAAATAGTGTACAAGATATCCTGATTGGTGCAAATATTGCCCTATTGTTGGTAGTAGGGGAAAAGGTTTTAGCCTATTCTGGCTATTTAGCGGCGATGGGGATGGGTTTCTTTTTAATCGAGTTAGATACACCCTTAGCGAGAAATTTGCGCAATGGTTTTGATAGCTTGTGGATTGTAGCTGAGATAGTTTTATTCGTTTTATTAGGAGCGAGTATTAAACTAGAGGTATTAGGGAATATTTTCCTACCAGGATTATTATTATTAAGTATAGGATTATTAGTAGGTCGTGGTTTAGGTTGGTATCTATCTACTGTAGGTAGTAACTGGAATTGGCGAGAGAGATTATTCTTATTACCTGCTAACAGCGCTAAAGCAACGGTACAAGCGGCGATTGGTGGGATTCCCTTAGCTAGAGGTATTGAAGGAGGAGAGGTTATTTTAGCTATAGCTGTACTCTCTATTTTAATAACTGCGCCGTTAGGAGCGTGGAGTACTATAATATTTGCACCAAAGTTATTAACTAAAGGAGAAGTAGATCCGACTAAAGTCAGTATAATTAATCGTATTAGCTATTTAGCGGTAGTGGATACCTCTGCTTTTGCTAAAGAAGTGTTAAAAGTAGTAGGAGAAAAAGCCCGTAGTAACAACGCTCAAGTAATAGTTTTACACGTTATCAACGAAACAGATACAGAGGGAGTCAAACAACTTCGGGAGATAAGTAAGCAACTCTTAGCAGATATTCGTTATCAGTTTCTCACCAAAATAGGAACAATTCCCGAGGAGATTATTCAGACTGCAGAAGATTACCAAGTTACTGAGATTATTATGGGTAAAAGAGGGTATCAACCATGGAAAAGGGTGTTAATTGGTTCTGTCTCTCAAGCGGTGTTAGAAAATAGCTTAATTCCCGTAACTATCGTCGAATATCGAGATGTAAGCTATGGCGATCCGCGCAGGTTTTAG
- a CDS encoding DUF2839 family protein encodes MGESKRRKQSLGEDYGKEQRVAPWLPITKTQASQFYQITTRGAWIGIGFLVAYWLTIRIIGPAFGWWQVD; translated from the coding sequence ATGGGTGAATCAAAACGTCGTAAACAGTCTTTAGGGGAAGATTACGGGAAAGAACAAAGAGTCGCCCCCTGGCTTCCGATTACTAAGACACAAGCGTCTCAATTTTATCAGATTACTACCAGGGGAGCGTGGATAGGCATTGGGTTTTTAGTAGCATACTGGCTTACTATTCGCATTATTGGTCCTGCTTTTGGTTGGTGGCAAGTTGATTAG
- a CDS encoding PEP-CTERM sorting domain-containing protein has translation MNKLTKCSILSVFSTAICISSASAAVIVPQSISLLSGTKTNETPLSRMIDGSGLSDLSLSADLLTVTHNSTDMNEARLFTSSEASVRLDLGNVFNIEKAWYWNTNTIAFNDVGFISYNFLDSQFSSIFNSGNVSLPGPFNLVDMPSNLYDTGNVVGQVRYVDVVFIRRSGGSVFAPGEIRFEGTVVPEPLTILGTFTVMAFLPLMKAQKK, from the coding sequence ATGAATAAACTCACAAAATGCTCGATTTTAAGTGTTTTTTCAACGGCTATATGTATAAGTAGTGCCTCAGCTGCGGTAATTGTACCTCAAAGTATTTCTTTGCTTTCAGGTACTAAAACAAATGAGACACCTTTATCAAGAATGATTGATGGTTCTGGTTTAAGTGATCTATCTTTGTCTGCTGATTTGTTAACGGTTACTCATAACTCAACAGATATGAACGAGGCTAGATTGTTTACTTCTTCTGAAGCTTCAGTTAGGTTGGATTTAGGAAATGTATTTAATATAGAAAAAGCTTGGTACTGGAACACTAATACAATTGCTTTTAATGACGTTGGATTTATATCTTACAATTTCTTAGATTCACAGTTTTCAAGTATATTCAACTCTGGAAATGTATCTTTACCAGGACCATTTAATCTTGTAGATATGCCTTCTAATTTATATGACACTGGAAATGTTGTTGGACAAGTACGTTATGTTGATGTTGTTTTTATACGACGTAGTGGAGGTAGTGTTTTTGCCCCAGGTGAGATACGTTTTGAAGGTACAGTAGTACCAGAGCCTTTAACAATTCTAGGAACTTTTACAGTAATGGCGTTTTTACCTTTAATGAAAGCGCAAAAGAAATAA
- a CDS encoding biotin transporter BioY → MEAFTTNQPWLWYEQGISTQSLGVTYQIGAVLLTGCMGGRNAGAIAQIAYITLGLSGVPVFAKGGGFNYIQEPGFGYLLGFIPGAWLCGLIALRQRAKLELLGVSALLGLIVIHICGLIYLGILYLLPVNTINSLSQLERLVQLHSLNSFPGQLAIVCAVAVIAYFLRRISFY, encoded by the coding sequence ATGGAAGCTTTTACCACTAATCAACCTTGGTTATGGTATGAGCAAGGAATATCTACTCAGTCTTTAGGAGTTACCTATCAAATCGGTGCAGTTTTACTGACAGGTTGTATGGGGGGTAGAAATGCAGGGGCGATCGCCCAAATCGCTTATATCACTTTAGGTTTATCTGGTGTTCCCGTTTTTGCTAAAGGTGGTGGTTTTAATTATATCCAAGAGCCAGGTTTTGGTTACCTGTTAGGGTTTATTCCTGGTGCTTGGTTATGTGGTTTAATCGCTTTACGACAACGAGCTAAATTAGAGTTACTCGGTGTAAGTGCTTTACTTGGCTTAATAGTTATCCATATTTGTGGATTAATCTATTTAGGGATTCTTTATCTATTACCTGTCAATACTATTAATTCTCTAAGCCAGTTGGAAAGATTGGTACAATTACACAGTCTTAATTCATTTCCTGGACAATTGGCGATTGTTTGTGCAGTAGCAGTCATCGCTTACTTCTTACGTCGCATTTCTTTTTATTAG
- the bioB gene encoding biotin synthase BioB has product MVQSIAQDLKIWLEELASGVIAGKLITKEEALTLATIEGEAEILWLCEAANRIRQACCGNVVDLCSIVNIKSGNCSENCSFCSQSAHHPGQDSPIYGLKSQEEIVTQAKAAANAGAKRFCLVSQGRGLKYNSPKSTEFNEILATVKAIIEETGIKPCCALGELTYAQALELKEAGVTRYNHNLEASENFFPEIVTTHSWRDRVETVKNVRAAGIQACTGGIMGMGESWEDRIDLALALRDLGVESVPINLLNPREGTPLEVQNKLNPYEAVKAIAIFRFILPQQILRYAGGREAVMGELQHLGLQAGINAMLVGHYLTTMGQPAREDEKMLNSLGLVGGEAPIPGEYSVS; this is encoded by the coding sequence GTGGTTCAATCCATAGCTCAAGATTTAAAAATTTGGTTAGAGGAATTAGCCTCAGGGGTAATTGCAGGTAAGTTAATTACTAAAGAAGAAGCCTTAACTCTTGCTACTATAGAGGGAGAAGCAGAGATTCTCTGGTTATGTGAAGCTGCTAATCGCATTCGTCAAGCCTGTTGTGGTAATGTGGTAGATTTATGCAGTATAGTTAATATTAAATCGGGGAATTGCTCGGAAAATTGCTCTTTTTGTTCTCAATCAGCACATCATCCAGGTCAAGATTCCCCAATCTATGGTTTAAAATCACAAGAGGAAATAGTAACCCAAGCCAAAGCTGCAGCTAATGCTGGTGCAAAACGTTTTTGTCTAGTTAGTCAAGGTAGAGGTTTAAAGTATAACAGTCCGAAATCAACAGAATTTAACGAGATTTTAGCCACAGTTAAAGCAATTATTGAGGAAACGGGAATTAAACCCTGTTGTGCTTTAGGGGAGTTAACCTACGCACAAGCATTAGAACTTAAAGAAGCTGGAGTAACTCGCTATAATCATAATCTAGAAGCCTCAGAAAATTTTTTCCCCGAAATAGTAACTACCCATAGTTGGCGCGATCGCGTGGAAACCGTTAAAAATGTGCGAGCAGCTGGTATCCAAGCTTGTACAGGTGGTATTATGGGTATGGGAGAAAGTTGGGAAGATAGAATAGATTTAGCTTTAGCTTTACGGGATTTAGGTGTAGAATCAGTACCAATTAACTTACTTAACCCTAGAGAAGGAACACCCCTAGAGGTACAAAATAAACTCAATCCCTATGAAGCAGTTAAGGCGATCGCTATTTTCCGCTTTATTCTCCCCCAACAGATTCTCAGATATGCAGGTGGAAGAGAAGCAGTGATGGGAGAATTACAGCATCTAGGATTACAAGCGGGTATTAACGCTATGCTAGTTGGACATTATCTCACCACTATGGGACAACCTGCTAGAGAAGATGAAAAAATGCTCAATTCTCTAGGTTTAGTAGGTGGAGAAGCGCCCATCCCTGGTGAATATTCTGTCTCTTAA
- the pstC gene encoding phosphate ABC transporter permease subunit PstC, with amino-acid sequence MTANTIDSFEKPIQPRSSQERIFDNGFKIAAKTLAIAICLLIIWIILQVLIQAFPAIGKFGLGFLFSSQWDPIRDNFGLWPSIFGTLVSSALALLIAVPIGIGVAIFLSEDYIPSGIQRVFVFLVELLAAIPSVVYGLWGLFVLVPFLRPVGVTRASMLPAVIILSIMVLPMISAISRDALSNVSKDMRQAAIGLGATRWETILQIVIPAASSGIIGGVMLALGRALGETMAIVMLIGNSNQVSFSLLQPATTISALIANQFAEAQGLQVSALMYAAFVLSVITLIVNILAQVVVKQLQKI; translated from the coding sequence GTGACAGCAAATACAATAGATTCTTTTGAGAAACCAATACAACCTCGTTCCTCCCAAGAGAGAATCTTTGATAATGGATTTAAAATAGCAGCTAAAACCTTGGCGATCGCTATCTGTTTACTGATTATCTGGATTATTCTTCAGGTACTTATACAAGCATTCCCCGCTATTGGTAAATTTGGACTAGGTTTTCTTTTTAGTTCACAATGGGACCCCATTAGGGATAATTTTGGTCTATGGCCCTCTATCTTTGGTACTCTAGTTAGTAGCGCTCTAGCTCTGTTAATAGCTGTACCTATTGGTATCGGAGTAGCAATTTTTCTAAGTGAAGACTATATACCATCTGGAATTCAAAGAGTATTTGTCTTTCTAGTAGAATTATTAGCAGCTATTCCTAGTGTAGTTTACGGATTATGGGGATTGTTCGTTCTCGTACCTTTTTTAAGACCAGTAGGTGTAACTAGAGCATCGATGCTACCTGCGGTGATTATCCTCTCAATCATGGTCTTACCGATGATCTCCGCAATTAGTAGAGACGCTTTATCTAACGTATCTAAAGATATGCGTCAAGCAGCTATTGGTTTAGGAGCAACTCGCTGGGAAACAATCTTACAAATAGTGATACCTGCTGCTTCTTCTGGTATTATCGGAGGCGTTATGCTCGCACTAGGAAGAGCATTAGGAGAAACTATGGCGATTGTGATGCTCATCGGTAACTCTAACCAAGTGAGTTTTTCTTTGCTGCAACCTGCTACAACAATCTCAGCTTTAATCGCTAACCAATTCGCTGAAGCTCAAGGATTACAGGTATCAGCTTTAATGTACGCAGCTTTTGTGCTGTCGGTAATTACCCTAATCGTTAATATTTTGGCCCAAGTTGTTGTCAAACAATTACAGAAAATTTAA
- the pstA gene encoding phosphate ABC transporter permease PstA, which yields MTSQIPAGFDLSTLKIDSKSPRTLFGLIMNGITFIFIAIAVVPLFAIVGYLLYRGISALSLSVFRELPPPPLVPGGGFGNAIVGTFIMVGIALCISIPIGVMAAIYLSEFSKGQLPEIIRFANNVLNGVPSVIVGVFAFAAFVVTTGTYSAWAGGFALSIVIIPIIVSTTYEALKLVPKEVRDASIGIGANDYQTVLQVVLPAALPAILTGVTLATARAAGETAPLLFTALFSQFWPNFETKLMEPTASLAVLVYNFAIVPFANQNELSWAAAFVIVMLVFIANIIARVVTAKRQY from the coding sequence ATGACTTCTCAAATTCCTGCTGGTTTTGACCTTAGTACTCTCAAAATTGACTCTAAATCCCCGAGGACTCTATTTGGCTTGATCATGAATGGTATAACCTTTATCTTCATTGCTATAGCTGTTGTGCCTTTATTTGCCATTGTGGGGTATCTACTCTATCGGGGGATTAGCGCTTTATCCCTAAGCGTATTTAGGGAACTTCCCCCGCCTCCTCTAGTACCAGGTGGTGGTTTTGGTAACGCTATTGTCGGTACATTTATTATGGTGGGAATCGCCCTGTGTATTAGTATTCCTATCGGGGTTATGGCGGCTATTTACCTCTCAGAATTTAGTAAAGGTCAATTGCCCGAAATAATTCGTTTTGCTAATAATGTACTCAATGGTGTTCCTTCGGTTATCGTAGGGGTTTTCGCCTTTGCTGCATTTGTAGTCACCACAGGCACTTATTCAGCTTGGGCTGGTGGTTTCGCTCTCTCTATTGTAATTATCCCGATTATTGTTAGTACCACCTATGAAGCTCTTAAACTCGTACCTAAAGAAGTTAGAGACGCTTCTATCGGTATCGGTGCTAATGACTATCAAACGGTTTTACAAGTAGTTCTCCCCGCTGCATTACCCGCGATTTTAACCGGGGTAACCCTAGCTACCGCTAGAGCTGCAGGAGAAACCGCTCCCCTGTTGTTTACCGCTTTATTTAGTCAATTTTGGCCCAACTTTGAAACCAAATTAATGGAGCCTACCGCTTCTCTAGCGGTATTGGTTTATAACTTCGCCATCGTTCCTTTTGCTAACCAAAACGAGTTATCCTGGGCCGCTGCTTTCGTCATCGTTATGTTAGTTTTCATCGCTAATATCATCGCTCGTGTAGTCACCGCTAAACGTCAATACTAG
- the pstB gene encoding phosphate ABC transporter ATP-binding protein, giving the protein MVNDQQPTDRLTDNIVLQSENTDVYYGNFLAVKGVYVEIPRNKVTAFIGPSGCGKSTLLRCFNRLNDLIPVFKLGEGSKVTYLGQDLYAKDIDPVQVRRRIGMVFQRPNPFPKSIYENITYGAKINKIKTDYDALVEDSLRKAALWDEVKDKLRQSGLALSGGQQQRLCIARTIALKPDVVLMDEPCSALDPISTLKVEELIHELKENFTIVIVTHNMQQATRVADYTAFFNTKQLEGGNRQGYLAEFDRTEVIFNNPSKEETQQYISGRFG; this is encoded by the coding sequence ATGGTTAATGATCAACAACCAACCGATAGACTCACAGACAATATCGTCTTACAATCAGAAAATACCGATGTCTATTACGGTAATTTTCTCGCTGTTAAAGGGGTATATGTAGAAATCCCCCGCAATAAGGTAACGGCTTTTATCGGTCCTTCTGGTTGCGGTAAAAGTACTCTGTTGCGCTGTTTTAATCGTCTTAATGACCTTATCCCTGTGTTTAAACTCGGTGAAGGTTCAAAGGTAACCTATCTTGGTCAAGATTTATACGCAAAAGATATCGATCCAGTGCAAGTGCGTCGTCGTATTGGGATGGTTTTCCAAAGACCTAACCCTTTCCCTAAGTCTATCTATGAGAATATTACTTATGGGGCTAAAATTAATAAAATTAAAACCGATTATGACGCCCTAGTTGAAGACTCTCTCCGTAAAGCTGCTCTCTGGGATGAGGTAAAAGATAAACTCAGACAAAGTGGTTTAGCTCTCTCAGGTGGACAACAACAGCGTTTATGTATCGCTCGCACCATCGCTCTTAAACCAGATGTGGTGTTAATGGATGAACCTTGTTCAGCTCTTGATCCTATCTCTACTCTTAAGGTAGAAGAATTAATTCATGAATTGAAAGAAAACTTCACCATCGTAATCGTAACCCATAATATGCAGCAAGCAACCCGTGTGGCTGATTATACCGCTTTCTTCAACACTAAGCAGTTAGAAGGAGGTAATCGCCAGGGTTATCTCGCTGAGTTCGATAGAACCGAAGTGATCTTTAATAATCCTAGTAAAGAGGAAACTCAACAGTATATTAGTGGTCGTTTCGGCTAA
- a CDS encoding DUF3155 domain-containing protein — translation MARKRKRKSRRRLEGRKILALVPQYSIESGEDKPVTAARKYIKSEGIAPPAVLIVRRNEHTTDRYFWAEKGLFGAQYVEENHFLFPSLRGMIVSQTTASKNSTVAVAGSS, via the coding sequence TTGGCAAGGAAACGTAAACGGAAGAGTCGCCGCCGCCTAGAAGGACGCAAGATACTGGCACTAGTTCCACAGTACAGTATTGAGAGTGGTGAAGATAAACCAGTTACAGCAGCGCGAAAATACATTAAAAGTGAAGGAATTGCTCCCCCTGCGGTCTTAATCGTTAGACGCAATGAGCACACTACAGATAGATATTTTTGGGCAGAAAAAGGATTGTTCGGAGCTCAGTATGTAGAGGAAAATCATTTTCTCTTCCCAAGCTTGAGAGGAATGATTGTTAGTCAGACAACAGCTAGCAAGAATAGTACTGTCGCCGTCGCTGGTAGCTCCTAA
- a CDS encoding cofactor assembly of complex C subunit B, translating to MSNPILSSTFCLTLLLMIGLFFFIRASVKKRIEELTLVSKLSQENLYTELQSYFQSRAYRLKDVNSENSQVTFEGFVRPSWFLAILLTILATIGLLSLSLVIYLLYPTIASFSLGLLLLAPLAGLFYWRKAGRLEQVVLNIQPLSSDATQIKVIAHRDELIALGKSLNI from the coding sequence GTGAGTAATCCTATTCTTTCCTCAACTTTTTGTTTAACTCTATTATTGATGATAGGGTTATTTTTCTTTATTCGTGCTTCGGTAAAAAAGCGTATCGAAGAACTTACTTTAGTCAGTAAATTATCTCAAGAGAATTTATATACTGAGTTACAAAGTTATTTTCAGTCTAGAGCTTATCGCCTCAAAGACGTCAATAGTGAAAATAGTCAAGTTACTTTTGAAGGCTTTGTCCGCCCCAGCTGGTTTTTAGCTATTTTGCTGACTATTCTAGCTACTATTGGTTTATTATCCCTTAGTTTGGTCATTTACTTACTCTATCCAACTATTGCTTCTTTTAGCTTAGGATTGCTTTTATTAGCTCCTTTAGCTGGTTTATTTTATTGGCGCAAAGCGGGACGTTTAGAGCAGGTAGTCTTAAACATTCAACCTCTCTCAAGCGATGCAACTCAAATCAAGGTAATTGCTCACCGTGATGAGTTGATCGCTCTCGGGAAGTCTCTCAACATCTAA